The nucleotide window GTGGCGAACACTCCGGTAATCGCCATAACGCTCATATTCTCGGCGTAAGTGGTCTGGGGAGTGCCGCCGCCGCACGCCGACAGCAGCGTAGCCAGCGCGTCGCCCAGATACGCGCGCCCGAGGCTGGGCGTAAGATCGCGCTTCATATACGCCGATATCGCGTCAATATGCCCTTTATTTTCCGCCACCAGCACCACAAAAAGCGGCGCAATCACCAGAACCGCGCCCCAGTCGGGCACCGGGGCGATGAAACGAGGCAGCCCGAACCAGGCGGCCTGCCGGACAGTTTCCAGCGACTGCTGACTGACAAGCCCGGCCGCCCAGGCCGCGACACAGCCGACCAGCACCCCGGTCAGAATCGGGATCAGCCGCAGCATTCCGCGCGCGTAAATCGCGGTTATTCCCGCGCTTGTGAAAGTTATGGCCGCCACGGAAAAATTAAGCCAGTCCTGCCGGCTCGCCAGTTCAAGGGAACCGCTCATCGCCTCGTTCACCGCGCCCGGCGCAAGGTTCAGGCCGATAATGGCGACAACGCTGCCGGTAACAAGCGGCGGCATCAGCCGGTCAATCCACGCCGACCCTTTCCTTATTGTATAGACAGCCGCGCCCAGGTAACATACCGCCGAAGCCGCTATCCCGAACAGCGCGTGCGGAATGAATGCCGGATTGCCGCCCGTAACCGCCAGCACCGGCCCGATATAGGAGAAACTGGAACCAAGATAACTGGGCACCTTGAATCTGGTCACCACCAGAAAAATCAGGGTGCCCACGCCCGAAAAAAACACCGCGGTCTGCGCGTTGAAACCCATCAGCACCGGAGCCAGCACTGTCGCGCCGAACATGGCGATGACGTGCTGCATTCCAAGCGGAATTATTCTGGAAACTGCAATTCTGTCCTCGGGGTAG belongs to Elusimicrobiaceae bacterium and includes:
- a CDS encoding solute carrier family 23 protein: MAETESAPAGIYYPEDRIAVSRIIPLGMQHVIAMFGATVLAPVLMGFNAQTAVFFSGVGTLIFLVVTRFKVPSYLGSSFSYIGPVLAVTGGNPAFIPHALFGIAASAVCYLGAAVYTIRKGSAWIDRLMPPLVTGSVVAIIGLNLAPGAVNEAMSGSLELASRQDWLNFSVAAITFTSAGITAIYARGMLRLIPILTGVLVGCVAAWAAGLVSQQSLETVRQAAWFGLPRFIAPVPDWGAVLVIAPLFVVLVAENKGHIDAISAYMKRDLTPSLGRAYLGDALATLLSACGGGTPQTTYAENMSVMAITGVFATRMFAVAAGFAALLGLCPKFGAATHAIPMPVIGGVSVLLCGLITLMGVKIWIDNRLDLCSPRNLIVAGATLMIATGLGVKGITVGTVNIAGIAFGTVFAVVMNWALSAGSAGLTAEEAKACLESGSGV